Proteins found in one Triticum urartu cultivar G1812 chromosome 4, Tu2.1, whole genome shotgun sequence genomic segment:
- the LOC125554359 gene encoding uncharacterized acetyltransferase At3g50280-like: MGDVRIVSRRMVRPEPTASPPVETIHLTPWDLKSITVENIQKGILLPKPPTTGGKGLNDVDVECLASSFQRALGHFYPYAGRLAVAVPPASNGGASSPQNQSLTISLRCGGEGAEFVHAVAPGVTVSDITASLVVPRVVWSFFPLDMLLGSDAIEGSRPLLVAQVTELADGVFIAMSMNHGVADGTTFWQFFNTWSELSRAAVAGNDVMISSPLPVFDRSFLGSCTVPIPLPFGNLEDVVGIRHVFPPVQECFLNFSAASVKNLKAQANAEMSGSGGTLGTISSLQALLAHLWRAVCRARRLASHQKTTYTVLVGCRGRVVGIPAAYAGNAVEHATAKSTAGDILDRGLGRAAWLLNRAVASFDMAYASNKLASWPREPSFTRLPALVAAAPTGTLTGSSPRFDVYGNDFGWGAPVTVRSGAGNKFDGKATVYEGRGGGGSIALEVCLVPEALARLVTDEEFMGATTTDSY; encoded by the coding sequence ATGGGCGACGTCCGAATCGTGTCACGGCGCATGGTACGGCCGGAACCAACGGCCTCGCCGCCGGTGGAGACCATCCACCTGACGCCGTGGGATCTCAAGTCTATCACCGTGGAGAACATCCAGAAGGGCATCCTCCTGCCCAAGCCTCCCACCACCGGAGGCAAGGGACTCAACGACGTCGACGTGGAGTGTCTAGCTTCGTCCTTTCAGCGAGCCCTTGGCCACTTCTACCCTTATGCCGGACGCCTCGCCGTGGCCGTCCCGCCGGCTAGCAACGGCGGAGCATCGTCGCCTCAGAACCAGAGCCTCACCATTTCGCTCCGCTGCGGCGGCGAGGGCGCCGAGTTCGTCCACGCCGTGGCTCCCGGCGTCACCGTCTCGGACATCACCGCCTCGCTCGTCGTTCCTCGGGTGGTCTGGTCCTTCTTCCCGCTCGACATGCTGCTGGGTTCGGACGCCATTGAGGGCTCGCGCCCGCTCCTGGTTGCGCAGGTCACCGAGCTCGCCGACGGCGTCTTCATCGCCATGTCAATGAACCACGGCGTCGCCGACGGTACGACATTCTGGCAATTCTTCAATACCTGGTCCGAGCTAAGTCGTGCCGCCGTCGCTGGCAACGATGTTATGATCTCCTCGCCGTTGCCGGTGTTCGACAGGAGTTTCCTGGGCAGCTGCACCGTCCCCATCCCTCTGCCCTTCGGCAACCTGGAGGATGTCGTCGGCATTCGACATGTGTTCCCGCCCGTGCAGGAATGCTTCCTCAATTTCTCCGCGGCGAGCGTAAAGAATCTCAAGGCGCAGGCGAACGCCGAGATGTCCGGCTCCGGCGGCACCCTTGGCACAATCTCCTCGCTGCAGGCGCTGCTCGCGCACCTGTGGCGTGCCGTGTGCCGAGCCCGGCGACTCGCATCGCACCAGAAAACGACGTACACTGTCCTTGTGGGATGCCGTGGCCGCGTCGTCGGCATACCGGCAGCCTACGCGGGCAACGCGGTGGAGCACGCCACCGCCAAGTCCACCGCCGGCGACATCCTGGACAGGGGCCTTGGCCGGGCGGCATGGCTCCTGAACAGGGCCGTGGCGTCGTTCGACATGGCATACGCGAGCAACAAGCTCGCGTCCTGGCCTCGGGAGCCTAGCTTCACGCGCCTGCCCGCGCTCGTGGCTGCCGCTCCCACGGGGACGCTGACAGGGAGCTCGCCGCGGTTCGACGTGTATGGGAACGACTTCGGGTGGGGCGCGCCGGTGACCGTTCGGAGCGGCGCCGGGAACAAGTTTGATGGGAAGGCGACCGTGTACGAGGGTCGAGGTGGCGGAGGGAGCATTGCGCTGGAGGTGTGCCTCGTTCCGGAGGCGCTCGCCAGGCTCGTCACCGACGAGGAGTTCATGGGTGCAACCACCACTGATTCATACTGA